Genomic segment of Limnohabitans sp. INBF002:
TGCCACGTCGGTCATCACGCCGAGTTCGGGGAAACGTTTTTTGAGCTCACGCACCACATGCGGCACGAGGCCGTCGGGGTTGGTGGCCTCAATGCCATCGGGCGTTTTGAGGTGGCCGCTGATGACGGGGAACAGCGCCATCACAGGGATGCCGAGCTTCACGCATTCTTCGGCCACGGGTAGCAGCAAGTCCAAGCTCAAGCGCTCGACGCCGGGCATGGAGCCCACGGCTTCGCGGCGTTTTTCGCCTTCGAGCACGAAGACGGGGTAGATCAAGTCGTTCACGCTCAACGCGTGTTCGCGCACCAAGCGGCGGGTGAAGTCGTCACGGCGCAGACGGCGAGGGCGGTTGGCGGGGAAAGGGGCAAAAGGGTGTTGCATATATGAAATTGTGCCTGTTTGTGCGTGTCGCTTAGGCGAAACGTGTGGCGTTACCCCCATTGATGGCAATTTGCGTGTTTGCTAGATTGCATTCGGGCAGCTTGCTGCTCCCCGCTTTTCCTCCCTAAGCGGGCACCTTGCGCGTCAAAGCTGCCAGGTGACTTGGCCCGACCTCGTGTCGGGCTTTTTTTGAGCGCGGCTAAACTGGTCCTATGCTTTGGATCAAATCTTTTCACATCATCTTCGTGGCCAGCTGGTTTGCGGGCTTGTTTTACTTACCTCGCATTTTTGTGAACTTGGCGCAAGTTGAGCCTAGGTCCGAGGCAGAAGAGGCGCGTTTGTTGCTGATGGCGCGCAAGTTGATGCGTTTCACCACCTTGTTGATGATTCCTGCCGTGGGCCTGGGTTTGTGGCTTTGGCTGGGCGTTGGTATTGGCATGGGCCCTGGCAATGGCTGGATGCATGCCAAGCTGACGGTGGTGCTGCTGGCGCTGGGCTACCACCATGGCTGTGGCCGCCTGCTTCGCAAATTTGAAACCCGAACCAACACCCGTGGCCACGTGTGGTACCGCTGGTTCAACGAGATTCCGGTGGTCTTGCTGACCATTGCCGTGATCTTGGTGGTCGTCAAACCTTTCTAAAAAACACGCTTGGCCCATGCGTAAAACCTCCGCTTGGCCTCTGTCGCAAATGTGCGTGGCGTTGATCGTCTACGCCAGTCTGTATCCGTTTGACCATTGGCGGGATCAAGGCATTTGGTCTTGGTCGTTCTTAACTGCACCTTGGCCCAAGTATTGGCTGGGCTTTGATGTGGTGGCAAACGTCCTCGGCTATGCCCCGTTGGGTTTTTTTCTGACCCTGAGCGCCATGCGCATGGGCTGGCAAACGCGCGTGGTCACGCTTTCGACCCTGGCGGCGGCTGTTTTGTCATTGGCGATGGAGGGTTTGCAAAGCTACTTGCCTGCGCGCGTGCCCTCGTTGCCTGACTTTTTGCTCAACACGCTGGGGGCATGGATCGGCGCCGTGTTGGCGAGCTCCTTGGAACATTTGGGTTTGCTGCGCCGATGGAGCCAATTCCGTGAACGTTGGTTTGTCCGCGACGCTTATATGGCCTTGGTGTTGATGGCGGTGTGGCCTGCTGCGTTGCTCTTTCCAGTGGCTGTGCCTTTGGGCTTGGGCCAAGTGTGGGAGCGTGTGGAAGACGCGCTGACCAGTGCATTTGATGCCACGCCGTTTGAAGATTGGATTCCCCTGCGCGCGTTTGAACTAGAGCCATTGCTGCCGGGTGCCGAGTTGTTGTGTGTGATGTTGGGCTTGCTCGTGCCTTGCTTGCTGGGATTTGGTGTGATTCGCCAAGCCGGGCAACGCTTTTTGTACATGCTGTTGGTGCTGTGCATGGCCTTGGGCGTGAGCGCTTTATCCGCTGCGTTGAGCTACGGCCCAGTACATGCTTGGACTTGGCTGGATTTGCCTGTGATGTTGGGTCTCCTTTTTGGCGGTGTGGTGGCCTTGTTCTTTTTACCGCTGTCGGCCCGTACGGCTTGGACGTTTTTGTTGCTCGCGCTGCTTGTGCAGCAAAGTGTGCTGAACCAATCGCCGGAAAGCGCTTACTTCGCGCAAACTTTGCAAACTTGGGAGCAAGGCCGTTTCATCCGTTTTCACGGACTTGTGCAATGGCTGGGCTGGCTGTGGCCCTATGCCGTGCTGATGCTGGCGCTGGTGCGTGTGTCGCGCGATCGCAGCACCCAAAACTAAAATTCACCTATGACACAAACTTCTTATTACAAACACCACATCTTTTTCTGCCTGAATCAGCGTGAGAACGGCCAAGATTGCTGCGCCAACCATGGCGCGCAAGAAGCGTTTGACCACTGCAAAGCCCAAGTCAAGGCAGCGGGCCTTGCGGGCGTAGGCGGCGTGCGGGTGAACAAAGCGGGCTGCTTAGACCGCTGCGCAGGCGGTCCCGTGGCGGTGGTGTATCCAGAGGGCGTTTGGTACACCGTGATGGATCAAAGCGATGTGAACGAAATCGTTGAAAGCCACCTGAAGAACGGCCAAGTGGTCGAGCGCTTGGTGGTGCCCGCCCACGTGGGGCGTTGAGGCAGTCATGAATTCACAAACCCAAAAAATCACCCTTCAAGGCGAAGCGGGTGTCATTGAAGCTTTGCGTGACGAGCCCGAGGGCGTGTCGCGTGGCGTGGCCATCGTGGCGCACCCGCACCCTTTGTTTGGCGGCACCATGGACAACAAAGTGGTGCAAACACTGGCGCGTGCCTTTGTGCAATGCGGCTGGACGGTGGTGCGTTTTAATTTTCGCGGCGTCGGCGCGTCGGCGGGCGAGCACGATGCAGGTGCTGGCGAAGCGCGCGACTTTTCGCGCGTGGTTGAGCAAGTGGCACCGACCGGGCC
This window contains:
- a CDS encoding CopD family protein yields the protein MLWIKSFHIIFVASWFAGLFYLPRIFVNLAQVEPRSEAEEARLLLMARKLMRFTTLLMIPAVGLGLWLWLGVGIGMGPGNGWMHAKLTVVLLALGYHHGCGRLLRKFETRTNTRGHVWYRWFNEIPVVLLTIAVILVVVKPF
- a CDS encoding VanZ family protein, which gives rise to MRKTSAWPLSQMCVALIVYASLYPFDHWRDQGIWSWSFLTAPWPKYWLGFDVVANVLGYAPLGFFLTLSAMRMGWQTRVVTLSTLAAAVLSLAMEGLQSYLPARVPSLPDFLLNTLGAWIGAVLASSLEHLGLLRRWSQFRERWFVRDAYMALVLMAVWPAALLFPVAVPLGLGQVWERVEDALTSAFDATPFEDWIPLRAFELEPLLPGAELLCVMLGLLVPCLLGFGVIRQAGQRFLYMLLVLCMALGVSALSAALSYGPVHAWTWLDLPVMLGLLFGGVVALFFLPLSARTAWTFLLLALLVQQSVLNQSPESAYFAQTLQTWEQGRFIRFHGLVQWLGWLWPYAVLMLALVRVSRDRSTQN
- a CDS encoding (2Fe-2S) ferredoxin domain-containing protein, giving the protein MTQTSYYKHHIFFCLNQRENGQDCCANHGAQEAFDHCKAQVKAAGLAGVGGVRVNKAGCLDRCAGGPVAVVYPEGVWYTVMDQSDVNEIVESHLKNGQVVERLVVPAHVGR